The proteins below come from a single Zea mays cultivar B73 chromosome 8, Zm-B73-REFERENCE-NAM-5.0, whole genome shotgun sequence genomic window:
- the LOC118473194 gene encoding uncharacterized protein: protein MKQVDRPPNNPKRITIQSSQECFSVDIPSAEQPNPCPEVGNPPNVDSQNLTNETVQIDSDEDDFMPALKKRNVSESHTRVLRKVVTKRIKHEELPRQRLNVRCNPQDVIASINILNERQREAIRRKGFSTILDMTVDALCSRSHLQWLMDKLDPKDMTIRPGPGKELKITKDIVHLILGVPNHGGGKPLGIDEAVAASNLRAELGVAKDEFNVTFLQDRLRKGEDDDLSIRCFFLILFNRLLFPTASWGITYHEVLLTEELHRFHEIDWCQLIFNDLCEAAKKWHNRITTNVSTTIYGCSIVVLLYYLDHLHTTAAPQNKTGTPRIKFFDKNSIKALTKADKRKLVTHSHYNFISSSEARQRHAMQLDLRSIANLRTNIFDALRPAPMPRPTFNIKLPSIKEMMSSKINDLPHRHRSKFIDILAAYDLEVDKSCVAIKDSIDKIIEKQYDIADKFIELIDEVLRAESENLENETDELQQPGNSADSAVYTATFDL from the exons ATGAAGCAAGTGGACCGTCCTCCAAATAACCCCAAGCGTATAACAATTCAGTCAAGCCAGGAGTGTTTCAGTGTTGACATTCCCTCTGCAGAACAGCCTAATCCATGTCCAGAAGTTGGAAATCCTCCAAATGTTGACAGTCAAAATTTGACCAATGAAACCGTTCAGATTGAttctgatgaagatgacttcatgCCAGCTCTGAAGAAGCGTAATGTTTCTGAAAGCCACACAAGAGTGTTAAGAAAAGTCGTGACAAAGAGGATTAAACATGAGGAGCTACCCCGACAG AGGCTTAATGTGAGGTGCAACCCTCAAGATGTCATTGCAAGCATTAACATTTTGAATGAAAGACAACGTGAGGCTATAAGACGTAAAGGTTTCTCTACCATTCTTGATATGACAGTAGATGCGCTGTGCAGTAGATCACACCTTCAATGGTTGATGGACAAGCTAGACCCCAAGGATATGACAATACGTCCTGGTCCAGGAAAGGAACTCAAGATCACAAAGGACATTGTTCATCTTATCCTTGGCGTGCCAAATCATGGCGGTGGTAAACCTTTGGGGATTGACGAAGCAGTTGCAGCAAGCAACTTGAGGGCAGAGCTTGGTGTGGCCAAAGATGAGTTCAATGTGACATTTCTACAGGATCGTTTAAGGAAAGGCGAGGATGATGACCTTTCAATCAgatgtttcttcctcattctaTTCAACCGTCTGCTGTTTCCAACTGCTAGCTGGGGCATAACATATCATGAGGTGCTTCTCACAGAAGAACTGCACCGTTTCCATGAGATCGACTGGTGCCAGTTGATTTTTAATGATCTATGTGAAGCTGCCAAGAAGTGGCACAACCGAATCACCACAAATGTCTCCACGACTATATATGGATGCTCCATTGTTGTCCTT TTGTATTACTTGGATCACCTGCATACAACCGCTGCCCCCCAAAATAAGACTGGCACACCTCGCATTAAATTTTTTGATAAGAATAGCATAAAAGCTTTGACCAAAGCTGACAAGAGGAAG TTGGTTACTCACAGTCACTACAATTTTATTTCTAGTTCCGAAGCTCGACAGAGACATGCTATGCAGTTGGACCTAAGATCGATCGCCAATCTGAG GACCAATATTTTTGATGCACTGCGCCCTGCCCCCATGCCTCGGCCAACTTTTAACATCAAACTTCCATCTATCAAAGAGATGATGTCAAGTAAGATCAACGATCTCCCACATCGTCATCGATCTAAATTCATAGATATTCTTGCTGCATATGACTTGGAGGTTGACAAGTCATGCGTAGCCATAAAAGACAGCATTGACAAAATTATTGAGAAGCAATACGACATAGCAGACAAGTTTATAGAATTGATAGACGAGGTACTACGTGCCGAGTCTGAAAATTTAGAAAACGAGACTGATGAGCTACAGCAACCGGGGAATTCGGCTGATTCAGCAG TATACACAGCAACATTTGATTTATAA